The Hyalangium gracile nucleotide sequence GATGCTGGCGCTGGCGCGAGTGGTGGAGCACTGAGCGGATGCCCGAAAGGGCAGCGCCAGTGGGCTGGCGTACCGTTATGTTGCTGGGAGTTCGCGGGGAGGCTCGGCACACGACATGGCGCGGCGCGCGGTGTTCTCCAGGCTCGTGAAGTGGGGGCGGAGACACCCGCTGGGGGCCGGAGTGCTCGCGGTGGTGGTGCTGCTGGCGGGCGTGGGAGCGGTCCGCTCGGCGCGTGGCGCCGAGGTGGAGGCCCTGCGCGTCACCTGGGGGCCTGTCGTCCACCGGATTGTCGTGAGCGGACGGGTGTCGCCTCCGTCGCAGGTGTCGGTGGCCTCGGTGCTGGCGGGGACGGTGGAGGCGGTGGCGGTGGAGGAGGGGGCGCAGGTGGAGCCGGGGCAGCTGCTCCTGAAGCTGGAGGCCTCCACGCTGGAGGCGGACGTGGCGCGCGCCCGGGCCGGAGTGGGGCAGGCGCGCGCGAGGCTCAAGCAGTTCCTGGAGGTGAGCGCGCCGCAGCGGGCGCAGGCCGTGCGGCAGGCCGAGGTGGAGCGGGACCAGGCCGAGCGCGCCTTCGAGCGGACCCGGACGCTGGTGGAGGCGGGCTCGGTGACGCAGGAGCAGTTCGAGCAGGCCCGGAGCGGGCTGGAACTGGCGCGCAGCCGGCTGGCGAGCGCGCAGGCCCAGGCGACGGCGAGCGTGCGGGGCGGGGCGGAGGTGTGGCTGGTGGAGGCGGGGGTGGCGCAGGCGGAGGCGGAGCTGAAGGCCGCCCAGGAGCGGCTCGCGCAGGCCACGCTCGCGGCGCCGGTGCGGGCGGTGGTGCTGCGGCGGGACGTGGAGCCGGGGGACTCGGTGCAGCCGGGCCGGGTACTGCTCACGCTGGCGCGAGTGGGAGAGACGCGGCTGGTGGTGGAGCCGGATGAGCGCAGCCTGGCCTTCATCCAGCGGGGACAGCCCGCGCGGGCCTCGGCGGATGCGTTTCCCCAGGAGCGCTTCCCCGCGACGGTGGAGACGGTGGCTCCGGCGGTGGATGCGGAGCGGGGGACGGTGGAGGTGAAGCTCGCGGTGCCGAAGCCGCCGGACTACCTGCGGCCGGGGATGACGGTGTCGGTGGAGCTCGAGGTAGGGCGCCGCGAGCGAGCGCTGGTGCTGCCGGCGGAGGCGGTGCGAGACACGGCCTCGGAGCAGCCGTGGGTGCTCGTCCCGGAGGGCGGCCGGGCGGTGAGGAGGGATGTGGAGCTGGGGCTGCGAGGAGAGGATCGGGTGGAGGTGGCGAAGGGGCTGGCCGAGGGGGAGCTGGTCCTGCTTCCCGCGGGGAGGCCGCTGGTGCCGGGCCAGCGGGTGAGGCCGCGGGTTCGAGAGGGGCGGTGAGGGGCCATGCCGTTCGAGCTCTTCGTCGCGCTGCGGTTTCTTCGGGAGGGCCGGGCCCAGACGGTGCTGATCCTCGCGGGGGCCTCGGTAGGGGTGGCGGTGATCGTCTTCCTCTCGGCGCTGATCGACGGGCTCCAGGTGAGCCTGGTGTCGAGGACGCTGGGCTCTCAGCCGCACATCATCGTCCGAGCACCGGATGAGGCGGCCCGGACGCTGACGCGCTCGTCGAGCGATCTGGTGCAGGTGGTGCGTCCGGCGCAGCGGCTGCGGTCGGTGGACCAATGGCAGCAGGTGCGGACGCTGCTGGAGCGCACGCCGGGGGTGGAGGCGGTGTCGCCGGTGGTGTCGGGGCCGGGCTTCGCGGCGAGGGGCACGGCGAGCCGCTCGGTGGCGATCCGAGGGGTGGAGCCGGAGGCATTCTCGAGGGTCATCGACGTGCCGTCGCGCCTGGTGGCGGGGAGGTGGAGGCTGCTCGGGGCCGAGGCGGTGATCGGGCAGGAGCTGGCGAAGGACCTGGGGCTGTCGGTGGGGGACAGGGTGCGGCTGTCCACGGCGGAGGGGCGCGTGGACACGTTCCTCATCACGGGCATCTTCGATCTGGGGAACAAGGACGTGAACGAGCGCTGGGTGCTGGTGCCGCTGCGCTCGGCGCAGACGCTGCTGGAGCTGCTGGGCGGAGTGTCGGCGCTGGAGCTGAGGGTGACGGACCTGTTCGGCGCGGACGAGCTGGCGGGAGAGCTGCGGCGGCGCACGGGGCTGGTGGCGGAGAGCTGGATGACGTTGAACGCGCAGCTGCTGACGGCGCTGCGCTCGCAGAGCAGCTCGCGGTACATGATCCAGTTCTTCGTGATCGTGGCGGTGGCGCTGGGGATCGCTTCGGTGCTGGTGGTGTCGGTGGTGCAGAAGTCGAGGGAGATCGGCATCCTGAAGGCGATGGGGACACCGACGGGGAAGGTGATGCGGGTGTTCCTGATCCAGGGAGCGGTGGTGGGGGTGGTGGGCTCGGTGGTGGGCAGCGGGATGGGAGCGGGGCTGGCGCTCTTCTTCACGTCGATGATGCGGAACGCGGATGGCTCGCCGCTGTTTCCCATCACACTGGAGCCGAGGCTGTTCCTCACGGCGGCGGGAGTGGCGCTGGTGACGGGGCTGGTGGCGGCGGTGGTGCCGGCGAGACGCGCGGCCTGGCTGGATCCGGCGGTGGTGATCCGCAATGGCTGAGCCGGTGCTCCAGCTCCAGGGAGTGACGAAGGACTACGGGGAGGAGGTCGTCACCCGGGTCCTGCGAGGCATCGACCTGGAGCTGCGAGCCGGTGAGTTCGCGGCGCTGGTGGGGCCATCGGGCTCGGGGAAGAGCACGCTGCTGAACCTGATCGGGCTGCTGGACAGGCCCACGGGGGGCAAGGTGCTGATCCAGGGGCAGGACACGTCGGAGTTGGATGACGACGGGCTGGCGCGGATGCGGGCACGGACACTGGGCTTCATCTTCCAGTTCCACCACCTGCTGGGAGCCTTCAGCGCGGCGGAGAACGTGATGATGCCGCTGCTGGCGGACGAGGGGCGGCCCACGGCGCGGATGCGGGAGCGAGCGCTGGCGCTGCTGAGGGACGTGGGGCTGGGGGAGCGAGCGGACGCGCCGCCGAGCAAGCTCTCGGGTGGGCAGCAGCAGCGGGTGGCGATTGCGCGAGCGCTGGTGACATCGCCGCCGCTAGTGCTGGCGGACGAGCCCACGGGCAACCTGGACACGGGGACCTCGGCGCAGGTGTTCGAACTGCTGCGCCGCTTCAACGTGGAGCGGGGGACGACGTTCCTCATCGTCACGCACGATCTGCGCCTGGCCGAGCAGTGTGACCGCATCATCGAGATCGTCGACGGAAGCATCCGCAGGGACGAGCCGGTGACCAGGGGCTCCCGGCCCGGGTGACCCATCAGGGCTCCCGTGCTATCTCGATGGAAGGGACATGCTCCGTCACGTGAGACCGCGCGCACTGCCATGGCTGGCACTCTTCTCGCTGGTCTCCTGCAAGGGATGCTTCGATGAAGCATCCACGCGCGCCCCGGACGCCGCTCCGAGAGCTGAGCGTCCTCGGCCCGCTGACGGTGGCGGCGATGGGCTCCAGGTCCTCGAGACGAGCGTGTTCCGTGCGGCGGGCGAGCCGGACTTCAAGAACCGTTATGCGTCGACGGTCATGATCACGACGGGACCGCCAGAGGCGTCGAAGACATGCAGCGGCGTGCTCCTCGCTCCAAGCCTCGCCCTCACGGCGGCGCACTGTGTCTGCGAACCGCGAGCCGAATGCGTCGCGACGGCCTATGTGACGACAGTGACTTATGATCCCGTGAAGGCGAGGATCGGCACGGGCGGGCAGACCCGGGTCTACGAGGGAGTCGTGCTGCCTCATCCGGAACTCGAGCTCCTTGTGGACCCCACGGGACAGGTCGTGGCCGGCAAGGCGAATCTGGCGCTCCTTCAGCTGGACGAGCCGGTTGAGGGCCTCCACTCAGGGTTCGCGCTGACAGACACCCCTGCTCAATCCGGCGAGCTCCTGGTCATGGCGGGTTATGGGCGAGGGGGAGACGTGGGGAGCTTCTATGGGCTTCGCTACTTCAGGAAGAACAAGGTCGCGCGGGCTTCGACACCTGGAGGTGAGCGAGTCCTGTACGAGCAGCAGGGCACATCGCTGTACAATGGCTTCGACGGCGGGCCCTGCTTTCGAGAAGAGGGCCCGCAGCGATGGCTCGTGGGCATCGCGACCTGGGGCTCCGACAAGGAACTGTCGTTCACAGACCTGTCTCCGTACCAGGACTGGTTGCGCGCCGAGCTCAGCAAGGATGCGCGCGACTCCGGACGTCCGTGAAGGAGGAAACGGCTCCATGATGGCGCATCGAGGCGGTACCACGCTCTCTTCCGTGCTGGCGGTGCTGCTCGTGGGGGCAGGGTGTGCGACGGCTCCCGTCGCGCCTCGGCTGGATGAAGCGCAAGCTCAGGTCTTCGAGCTCCCGGCGGAGGCGGTGTCTCCCCCGGCCCAGGCGGACCAGCTGTTCGTGTTGGGCGCCACGGGTGTGGATGTATCGAACCGCTACCTGTCGACGGTGGTCGTCACCACGGATGAGGCGTCCGGCATGTGCAGTGGCGTTCTCATCAGCCCACGCCTCGTGCTGACCGCGGGGCATTGCGTGTGTGGACGGCGAAGGGTGACGCATGCCGCGGGTGCCAGCGGAACCGAGATCGACGGCTCACAATGCGCCAGCAAGGCCTTTGCCACGGTCACGGCCTACGAGCCGACCAAGGCGAAGTCGCAATACTCCATGCTGCCCCGCATCTATCAGGGGAGCGTCCGACCCCATGGCGAGCTGAAGATCCACCTCGATGCGCAGGACAACGTCGTGTCGAGTCGAGCCGATCTGGCCCTCATCCTGTTGGAGGAGGCGGTAGCGGGTGTGGGAGTGGCGCAGCTCGCGGGGAGCGAGGTGCGCCAGGAAGAAGCCCTCGTCATGGTGGGCTACGGCGCTGACAAGACGGACCTGGGGGAGGCCATGCCGGGATTTCGTCGCTATGGCACCAATGCGGTCACTCAAGTAAGGCCCCCGGAAGAGGGGCTCTTCGTCATGGAGAAGGAGGGGGCGCACTCGTATGCCGGAGACAGCGGAGGGCCATGCTTCCGCGAAGACAAGAAGGGCCGCTGGCTGGTGGGCATCTCGGCGCGAGGAACGGGCAAGGTGTCGAGATTCACGAGCACCTACCGTTACAAGGCCTGGCTGGAGCAGGAGATCAAACTCGCCGCGAAGCGCAAGACGTGAGCTTGTCAGGAAGGGCCGCTGCCAGGCATGGCGCTAAGGACGAACGGTCCGCGCGCGATTGCCGTCAAGTCTGCTGGGACACACCGTTGAGCTGACGGGAGACGCCCATGCTCACGATCGACGAACTGATGACCCGCGATGTCGTCACGCTGGAGGCGGACGACGCGCTCATTGATGTGGATGACCTCTTGAAGCGGCACCACATCCGCCACGTCCCCGTCGTCCACGACGGGAAGCTCGTGGGGATGGTGAGCCACCGGGACCTCATCCGCGCGCTCGCCCGTCAGCCCCTCGGGCAGGGCGCGAGGCCCCTCGGCGTGAAGGACGTGATGACCCGGGACGTGGAGACGGTGCTCCCCTCCACCTCCACGCGCCAGGCCATCGAGAAGCTCCTGGACCGGCGCTTCGGGTGCCTGCCCGTGGTGGATGAGAAGGGAACCCTCGTGGGCATCGTCACCGAGTCCGACTTCCTGCGCCTGGCCCTGGCGCTCCTCAAGGAGCGCGAGACACGCACGCCCGAGTACGAGCAGGTGCCGGTGAGCCCGCACTGACGCGAGCCTCTTGGCTTTCGGCCCGCCGGGCTGGAGGATGCGCCGCCCCAAACCCGGCCCCCATGGAACGACGCTCCGACTGGTACTCCCACCCCAAGTATTACGAGGCCATCTTCGGCACCGACACCCGCAAGGAGATGGACTTCCTCCTCGAGGTGAATCGACACCACGGCACCGGAGGCTCGCTGCTGCTCGAGCCCGCCTGCGGCGCCGGGAGGCTCGTGGCCGAGGCCGCGCGCCGAGGGCTCGACATCGTCGGCTATGACATCTCCGAGCCGATGCTCGCGCACGCCCGCCGCCGCCTCTCGCCCGCGAGGAGGCGCCACGTCCACCTCTTCCAGTCGCGCATGGAGTCGTTCTCCGCGCCCGAGTGGGAGGGCCGCGTGGACCTGGCCTTCAACCTCGTCTCCACCTTCCGCTACCTGGACAGCGAGACCGCCGCGAGAGAGCACCTGAAGAGCACCCGGAGGCTGCTCAAGCCCGAGGGCATCTATGCGCTGGGCTTCCACCTCACCGACTACGCCCGCACCACCCTGGAGCGCGAGCGCTGGGTGGGGCGCGTGGGCCGGGACACCGTCATCTGCAACACCCGCGAGGGGCTCCCGGATCGCCGCCTGCGGCGCTCGGCCATGCGCAACCGGCTGCGAATCACCGGTCCGGGCCGGGACATGCTCATCGAGACGAACTGGTTCTTCCGCACGTACGACCTGGACGAAGCGCGGCGCCTCTTCCGCTCGGCGGGCCTGCGCATCCTGGCCATGTACGACTTCGACTACCGGTTGGAGAGCCCGCTCGGGCGCGGCAGCAACCGGCTGGACCGCGTCTTCATCCTCCAGCCGCTTCCGACACCTGCTGGACGGAAGCCGCGAAGCGCAGGCAGGGCCTCGCGCACCGAATCAAAATAAGGGTTACTCTATGAGAAGGAGAGTCGTGCGGGACGAGAGCGCCGTGTAGGCGTTTCTGCGTCATGTGCGCAGGAGCCCACCGCCTCGGACCCAGCTGCGTTCGACTTGGACGCAACTGCTTCCAAAATGGACGCAAGTGCGTCCAACCTGGACGCAAGCGCTCTCACCACCCTCTTGTAAGGGGTTGATTCTACTCACCAGCGATGACGTCCCAGACTGGCGTACAACCTGCATCAGGTTTGGGCGTGCGCTTCCTCACCGGGCGCATCGCAGTCTGGGGGGGTAGAAGCGCGGAAGGAGGGGCCGCTCCTTCCGCGCTTTTTCATGTCCACAGTTCGGTGAGTCTTTTCCCGACATCCACAAGCACCCCTCAGCTCCTGGGCTCGGTGGACTCGAGGAACAGCTCGGCCTCGTCCTGGACCTCCTCGGGAGGGCTGGCGGTGAGGCTCTTGTCGTCCCAGAGGAAGTCGTAGACGGCGCGCAGGTGGGACTTCTCGAAGCCGAGCTTGCGGAGGGAGGACTCGGCATCCGGGAGCTTGCGCCCCTTCTTGAGCTGCTTGAGGGCCAGGTAGATGAGGCGGGCGCCGGGGAAGCTGTGCTCCGAGTAGTCGGAGCCGGCGACGAACTCGGTGACCTGGGGGCGCAGGAGCGAGGGGTCGGCGCCGAGCCTGGCCTTGGCCTCGGAGAGGGCGGCCTTGACGGAGGTGAAGTCGGCATCGCTGAACGAGCTCTTCTGCAGGACGCCGGCGGTGACCTTGGGATCGATGCCCCAGCTCTGGAGGGAGAAGGTGGAGCGAGCCAGGCCGAGCGCGGTGGCGGCGGCGACCGCGCCGAAGTTGCACTGCATCTTCGAGTCGACGTGCTCGAGCGAGGCGATGAGG carries:
- a CDS encoding ABC transporter permease, which encodes MPFELFVALRFLREGRAQTVLILAGASVGVAVIVFLSALIDGLQVSLVSRTLGSQPHIIVRAPDEAARTLTRSSSDLVQVVRPAQRLRSVDQWQQVRTLLERTPGVEAVSPVVSGPGFAARGTASRSVAIRGVEPEAFSRVIDVPSRLVAGRWRLLGAEAVIGQELAKDLGLSVGDRVRLSTAEGRVDTFLITGIFDLGNKDVNERWVLVPLRSAQTLLELLGGVSALELRVTDLFGADELAGELRRRTGLVAESWMTLNAQLLTALRSQSSSRYMIQFFVIVAVALGIASVLVVSVVQKSREIGILKAMGTPTGKVMRVFLIQGAVVGVVGSVVGSGMGAGLALFFTSMMRNADGSPLFPITLEPRLFLTAAGVALVTGLVAAVVPARRAAWLDPAVVIRNG
- a CDS encoding class I SAM-dependent methyltransferase; amino-acid sequence: MERRSDWYSHPKYYEAIFGTDTRKEMDFLLEVNRHHGTGGSLLLEPACGAGRLVAEAARRGLDIVGYDISEPMLAHARRRLSPARRRHVHLFQSRMESFSAPEWEGRVDLAFNLVSTFRYLDSETAAREHLKSTRRLLKPEGIYALGFHLTDYARTTLERERWVGRVGRDTVICNTREGLPDRRLRRSAMRNRLRITGPGRDMLIETNWFFRTYDLDEARRLFRSAGLRILAMYDFDYRLESPLGRGSNRLDRVFILQPLPTPAGRKPRSAGRASRTESK
- a CDS encoding ABC transporter ATP-binding protein, with protein sequence MAEPVLQLQGVTKDYGEEVVTRVLRGIDLELRAGEFAALVGPSGSGKSTLLNLIGLLDRPTGGKVLIQGQDTSELDDDGLARMRARTLGFIFQFHHLLGAFSAAENVMMPLLADEGRPTARMRERALALLRDVGLGERADAPPSKLSGGQQQRVAIARALVTSPPLVLADEPTGNLDTGTSAQVFELLRRFNVERGTTFLIVTHDLRLAEQCDRIIEIVDGSIRRDEPVTRGSRPG
- a CDS encoding trypsin-like serine protease; amino-acid sequence: MFRAAGEPDFKNRYASTVMITTGPPEASKTCSGVLLAPSLALTAAHCVCEPRAECVATAYVTTVTYDPVKARIGTGGQTRVYEGVVLPHPELELLVDPTGQVVAGKANLALLQLDEPVEGLHSGFALTDTPAQSGELLVMAGYGRGGDVGSFYGLRYFRKNKVARASTPGGERVLYEQQGTSLYNGFDGGPCFREEGPQRWLVGIATWGSDKELSFTDLSPYQDWLRAELSKDARDSGRP
- a CDS encoding trypsin-like serine protease, which codes for MMAHRGGTTLSSVLAVLLVGAGCATAPVAPRLDEAQAQVFELPAEAVSPPAQADQLFVLGATGVDVSNRYLSTVVVTTDEASGMCSGVLISPRLVLTAGHCVCGRRRVTHAAGASGTEIDGSQCASKAFATVTAYEPTKAKSQYSMLPRIYQGSVRPHGELKIHLDAQDNVVSSRADLALILLEEAVAGVGVAQLAGSEVRQEEALVMVGYGADKTDLGEAMPGFRRYGTNAVTQVRPPEEGLFVMEKEGAHSYAGDSGGPCFREDKKGRWLVGISARGTGKVSRFTSTYRYKAWLEQEIKLAAKRKT
- a CDS encoding CBS domain-containing protein; its protein translation is MLTIDELMTRDVVTLEADDALIDVDDLLKRHHIRHVPVVHDGKLVGMVSHRDLIRALARQPLGQGARPLGVKDVMTRDVETVLPSTSTRQAIEKLLDRRFGCLPVVDEKGTLVGIVTESDFLRLALALLKERETRTPEYEQVPVSPH
- a CDS encoding efflux RND transporter periplasmic adaptor subunit → MARRAVFSRLVKWGRRHPLGAGVLAVVVLLAGVGAVRSARGAEVEALRVTWGPVVHRIVVSGRVSPPSQVSVASVLAGTVEAVAVEEGAQVEPGQLLLKLEASTLEADVARARAGVGQARARLKQFLEVSAPQRAQAVRQAEVERDQAERAFERTRTLVEAGSVTQEQFEQARSGLELARSRLASAQAQATASVRGGAEVWLVEAGVAQAEAELKAAQERLAQATLAAPVRAVVLRRDVEPGDSVQPGRVLLTLARVGETRLVVEPDERSLAFIQRGQPARASADAFPQERFPATVETVAPAVDAERGTVEVKLAVPKPPDYLRPGMTVSVELEVGRRERALVLPAEAVRDTASEQPWVLVPEGGRAVRRDVELGLRGEDRVEVAKGLAEGELVLLPAGRPLVPGQRVRPRVREGR